In Zea mays cultivar B73 chromosome 7, Zm-B73-REFERENCE-NAM-5.0, whole genome shotgun sequence, the following proteins share a genomic window:
- the LOC103633799 gene encoding probable serine/threonine-protein kinase PBL3, which translates to MRDRNELPTPRIEGEILSSSNLKAFTFNDLKNATKNFRPDNLLGEGGFGHVYKGWIDEHTLAPSRPGSGMVVAVKKLKPEGFQGHKEWLTEVDYLGQLHHKNLVKLIGYCSDGDNRLLVYEFMPKGSLENHLFRSEVLILCHGQRLKVAIGAARGLSFLHDAENQVIYRDFKASNILLDSIEQHESLENIFSPVLETTAQAYGEDDNIQPSSGNANG; encoded by the exons ATGAGAGATCGAAATGAGCTTCCTACTCCTCGGATAGAAGGTGAAATCTTGTCATCTTCTAATTTGAAGGCATTCACGTTCAATGATCTAAAAAATGCAACCAAGAACTTCCGACCGGACAACCTTCTTGGGGAAGGAGGGTTTGGGCATGTCTACAAAGGTTGGATTGATGAGCACACGCTTGCTCCTTCAAGACCTGGGAGTGGTATGGTTGTTGCTGTGAAGAAGCTTAAACCGGAAGGTTTTCAAGGACACAAGGAATGGCTG ACAGAGGTTGATTACCTTGGTCAACTTCACCACAAGAATCTTGTTAAGCTCATTGGTTATTGCTCAGATGGTGACAACCGGCTTTTGGTGTATGAATTTATGCCCAAGGGAAGTTTGGAGAACCATCTGTTTAGAAGT GAGGTGCTGATCCTTTGTCATGGGCAAAGGCTCAAAGTTGCCATTGGAGCTGCTAGGGGCTTGTCATTTTTACATGATGCTGAAAACCAAGTCATATATCGTGATTTCAAGGCATCAAACATTCTTCTCGACTCA ATTGAACAACATGAATCTCTAGAGAACATCTTTAGCCCTGTCCTTGAAACTACTGCTCAGGCTTATGGTGAAGATGACAACATTCAACCTTCTTCAG GAAACGCGAACGGGTGA